The Osmerus eperlanus chromosome 12, fOsmEpe2.1, whole genome shotgun sequence genome has a segment encoding these proteins:
- the LOC134031571 gene encoding sterile alpha motif domain-containing protein 3-like — MLLRVILSQDDIRRITIDSMPETVDGLHLMLKNKLGLEGDLVVQFQDPEFDNELCNLSSMSELPKDKVTLKVYSKNLESYHTDSTLDTASLSTSAEGSPSASHTRQLPQPFDIPTFSYDVELKLKKGNEAFHEDGTLLDVSKDTKSDILDKIAEAIYVHNAYPTREDYDLVSQALVDKHPCLREPGSVSGWYCWKFSLKFKMGNFRQKLRLAGCPELNINSRSSGTPGKGKLKRARKSEVNFLPDIPEGKTQRSLEEERTEMVTEMKKRKIDWQKIKGLMTSTFSLRRKTIVEDEPPVADVRERWPALFSERQIEAEFARLTSVDLKDSLFAGLDKYLLRFLGVYRARMGLVELNSLLRTLDIDGSNQRQRAVVLMGLPHYLKDGSTLYKKVQVTDAEEDWTKGMAVGILMVAQIDELVRFAVVLEEEIIFPSLSDFPTAVALLMGLLFALNIDYPRGLRYTFEVIQKVLMDIGGGQCSALVHGLKNRLLRKKM; from the exons ATGTTGCTGCGCGTCATCCTTAGCCAAGACGACATCCGGAGGATAACAATTGACAGCATGCCAGAGACTGTTGATGGCCTTCACTTGATGCTGAAGAACAAGCTTGGATTGGAAGGTGACTTGGTGGTGCAGTTCCAAGATCCAGAGTTCGATAATGAGCTTTGCAACTTGAGTAGCATGTCAGAGCTGCCTAAGGACAAAGTGACTTTGAAAGTATACAGCAAGAATCTTGAATCCTATCATACAGACTCAACCTTAGACACGGCAAGCCTATCCACATCCGCTGAGGGAAGCCCCTCTGCCAGTCATACCCGTCAGCTGCCACAGCCATTTGACATCCCTACTTTTTCGTATGATGTGGAACTTAAGTTGAAGAAAGGAAATGAAGCCTTCCATGAAGATGGAACCCTTCTTGATGTGTCCAAAGACACAAAATCAGACATTTTGGATAAAATAGCAGAAGCCATCTATGTCCACAACGCATACCCAACACGTGAAGATTATGACTTGGTGTCACAAGCTCTCGTCGACAAACATCCCTGTCTGAGGGAACCAGGATCTGTCAGCGGTTGGTACTGTTGGAAATTTAGCTTGAAGTTCAAAATGGGAAACTTCAGACAGAAGCTACGATTGGCTGGATGCCCAGAGCTCAACATCAACTCGCGCTCTTCAGGTACACCTGGGAAAGGAAAACTTAAGAGGGCCAGAAAATCTGAAGTCAATTTCCTGCCAGACATCCCAGAGGGAAAAACACAACGTTCCCTCGAAGAGGAAAGAACCGAGATGGTCACCGAAATGAAGAAAAGGAAAATTGATTGGCAGAAAATAAAAGGATTGATGACCAGCACTTTTTCTTTACGGAGAAAAACAATTGTGGAGGATGAGCCACCTGTGGCGGATGTCAGAGAAAGATGGCCGGCACTGTTCTCTGAACGTCAG ATTGAAGCAGAGTTTGCTCGCCTTACGTCTGTTGACCTGAAAGACTCCCTCTTCGCTGGCCTTGACAAGTATCTACTGAGGTTCCTTGGGGTGTACAGGGCCAGGATGGGTCTGGTGGAGCTGAACAGCCTTTTGAGGACTCTGGACATTGAT GGTTCCAACCAAAGGCAAAGGGCAGTTGTTTTGATGGGGCTCCCCCACTACTTAAAAGATGGGTCCACACTGTACAAGAAAGTACAG GTCACAGATGCAGAGGAGGACTGGACAAAGGGAATGGCAGTCGGCATCCTCATGGTGGCACAGATTGATGAGCTGGTCCGTTTCGCAGTGGTCCTCGAGGAAGAGATCATCTTTCCAAGCCTAAGTGATTTCCCAACTGCTGTGGCACTGCTGATGGGTCTGCTCTTTGCCCTTAACATCGACTACCCCAGGGGCCTTAGGTACACTTTTGAAGTTATTCAGAAGGTGCTTATGGACATTGGTGGAGGGCAATGCTCTGCCTTGGTTCATGGCTTAAAAAACCGACTCTTGAGGAAGAAAATGTAA